The genomic region ACCGCCAGTGTGTGGTGACCCGCCGTCCGTCGAGCAGGCCGGCGGCGCCCAGGACGAACGCGCCGAGGCACAGGCCGGCGACGACGGCACCACCGTCGCGCGCCGCCACGAGGGCCGCGAGCAGCGCCTCCGGCGCAGGCGCGCCGCCCGGCACACGCCAGCCCGGCACGATCACCGTGCCGGCCGCGTCGAGCGCGTCGAGACCGTGCGGCGGATCGACGACGATCCCGGCCGAGGTGGTGAGCGGGCCCGGTTCGGCGGCGACCGCCAGCACCGTGTGGGCCGGCACCTCGGGGTGGACCGGGCCGAACACCCGGGTCGGGATCGACGCCTCGAAGATCGGCATGTCCTGTCCGAACACGACGGCGACGGTGTCAGCGTCTCGCACCAGAGCCTCGCTCCCCTCGCGCGCCGGCGCCCGATGGCTTGAATCTATCGAACGATGGCCTTCAGGTCACTCTCGCCGCGGCGGCGCAGCACGGACGCTGGTCTGCGTCGGCCGGACCGACTCCCAACGCGGGCAAAGCGGGTGGGCGCCGGGCCGGGAGCCGCCGGGCCTGCCGCCGCCTGGACCAGCAGGGAGGAACCACCGATGGTCAACCGCGCACTTGTCGTCATCGACGTCCAGCGGGAGTACGAGGAGGGAGCACTACCGATCGCCTACCCGCCGCTCACGGAATCGCTGGCCTCGATCGGCCGCGCGATGGACGCCGCCCGCCACCGCGGCGTGCCGATCGCCGTGATCCAGCAGGACGCCCCGGCCACATCCCCGATCTTCGCCGTCGGGACCACCGGCTGGCAGCTTCATCCCGTGGTCGCCGACCGCCCCAGCGACACGCTGTTCACCAAGCGGCTACCCGGGGCATTCACCGGCACCGGGCTGGAGAGGTGGTTGCGCGAGCGAGCGGTCGACACCGTCACGCTGGTCGGTTACATGACGCAACACTGCGTGGACACCACCGCACGGCAGGCCTCGCATGCCGGGTTCGCCGTCGAGGTCCTCGAGGACGCGACCGGCACGCTGGACTACCGCAACGAGGTGGGCGCGGTGGACGCGCGCACCCTGCACACCACCGTCCTCACGGTCCTGCACACCGGGTTCGCCGCCGTCGCCACCACGGACGCCTGGCTCGCCGCACTGGCCGCCGACCGCCGCCTCCCCGCCGGCTCGGTGCCCTCGTCCACCGGCGTCCCGGACTCCCCCCGATCCTCCTCCCCCCGATCCTCCTCCCCCCGATCCTCGTAGACGGGACGGCACGCCCCTGCCGTTCCCGGTTACGGGGTACACCGTGTCGGCAGGTGAACTAACGTCCCAGGCCATGACGACGGACCACATCGCCGGGCACCTGCGGGTCGGCGGCCACCCGCCCGGGGGCGTGCGGGACAGCGCCGACGTGCGGGTGGAGCAGCACCGCCTGCCGCAGACGTACGCCGCGTTCGCCGCGCTGCGCGACGCGACCGGCGAGCAGACCGCGGCGGTGCTTCAGGTCCTCGCGCTCTACGGCCACGCGGTCGACAACGGCGACGCGGAACTGCTGGCGCAGGTGTTCGTCGACCCGCCGGCCCTCGACGGCGCGACGTCCCCCGCGCACCACACCGTCAACACGGAGGTGAAGCAGGTCCCCGGCGGCCTGGCCGCCTGGAGTCGGCTGATCACGATCGCCGGCGACGGCAGCGTCGCGAGTGCCGACGTCGTCGACGTGCTCACCGAGACCCCCGCCGGCTGGCGGGTGGCCAGACGGGCCGTCCACCCGCGCCACGGCGGCCCGGCCGCCGTCGCCGACGGGCAGGCACCGTGGGCGTGAGGATCGTGCCGGTCGACGCGGCCACCTACGCCGAGGTGTCCAGTCTGCTCGCCAAGCATCCGTACCTGTTCGACAACATCGCGCTGGACGCGGCGCCGACGGCGTACACCGACGACGCGGTCATGGGCGGGGCGCCGCTGGCCCAGGTCACGAGCGGTCTTCCGTTCGGGCGGGTGATGTTCCCGCACCACACCACCGACATCGCCGTGCACCGGGTCGACGACGACACGCTGCGAGTCTGGGCGAAGTACTTCGTCATCCGCGGCGACGGCACCGCAGGATCGGGTGACTACCAGGACACCGTGGTCCGCACGCCGCAGGGCTGGCGAATCGCCGAACGGTCCGTCACCCGCGGCAACCGACCCGCCGACGACCCGGACGGCCCCTCCACACGGACCCTGTCCGTCACCACCTGGCTGCAGAACGAGAGTTGACCGGCCAGAAGGTCGGGGAAACACCGCTGACCGACCAGCAACTCGACTCCACCGGACCCGCCTA from Frankia alni ACN14a harbors:
- a CDS encoding cysteine hydrolase family protein; this translates as MVNRALVVIDVQREYEEGALPIAYPPLTESLASIGRAMDAARHRGVPIAVIQQDAPATSPIFAVGTTGWQLHPVVADRPSDTLFTKRLPGAFTGTGLERWLRERAVDTVTLVGYMTQHCVDTTARQASHAGFAVEVLEDATGTLDYRNEVGAVDARTLHTTVLTVLHTGFAAVATTDAWLAALAADRRLPAGSVPSSTGVPDSPRSSSPRSSSPRSS
- a CDS encoding nuclear transport factor 2 family protein yields the protein MRIVPVDAATYAEVSSLLAKHPYLFDNIALDAAPTAYTDDAVMGGAPLAQVTSGLPFGRVMFPHHTTDIAVHRVDDDTLRVWAKYFVIRGDGTAGSGDYQDTVVRTPQGWRIAERSVTRGNRPADDPDGPSTRTLSVTTWLQNES